The window CCTTCAACCCATCTCCATGGTAACAGGTCTCAAGGGTTACTGTCTCCATGGTAAACAGCTAAGTttagttaaatttaaaaaaataaaaattgcagaGATGCTGTTTGAGCTCCagaccataataataataataataataataataataataataataacaacatgcTCCAGACGGTCACTGTCATGACGTCATCCCTTGGTATCAGGTGACAAAACAGGAAGAGAAGACGACGAGACTCCCGTGACCCACAGCGCGTTAAATCCGGTTAAAACCGGTTAAAACGAGCCTCCAACAGAGTTGTAGTTTAAAAGATTCAGCGCGAAGGAAGGTAAGAGCTGACAGAAGCACGAGCTAACCCGTTAGCTTAATGCTAACCCGGTAGTACACTGCCAAGCCGTTAGCACAATGCTAACTTTTAGCAGTGTGCTAACGTGCTGCTAACTGCCTGTGTGTAAATCAATAGAGAGCAAGATGGAGGTCGGCAAGAGACAGCTGGCTGAGAATTAAACTGCCCGAAAAATGAATGGAGTCTGGCTCACCGAGTCTATAGAACTCAGCCACAGGGAACCTAGGTCAGGGTTAAATCTGCTAATGAACAGCATTAAAATGGGCTGAAAAATGAATGGAGTCTGGCTCACCGAGTCTATAGAACTCAGCCACAGGGAACCTAGGTCAGGGTTAAATCTGCTAATGAACAGCATTAAAATGGGCTGAAAAATGAATGGAGTCTGGCTCACCGAGTCTATAGAACTCAGCCACAGGGAACCTAGGTCAGGGTGAATGGGTCATGGTTTAAAGCTGCTTATTAAAAGCATAAAAATGAGCTAAAACATGACTGGAGTCTTGTTCTGAGAGTACAGTACAGTGAACTTGGTTTAAATAAGAATTAATGTTGTTAACGTTAAATCTCTGATACTCAACTAGATACAACAGTTCTTAAACTGCCCAAAATatgaatggagtctggtgtatTCAGCCCTTAGCACTCAGCCACAGTGAGCCTAGGTCAGGTTTAAAGCTGCTTATTAACAGCATATGCTGGTGTTACTGTAactggtgtgtgtatataatatataatatatatatatatatatatatatatatatatatatatataggggggggggggggtgtttggggTCATGGCCCTGTTGGAAAATAAATGACGGTCAATTGATGGTGTGGGCCCCCccccatcacacctcctcctccatgttcCACAGTGGGGACCAggatgtagaatccatccgtcACCTTTTCTCCATCACAAAGACAGTGtccatattctttatatatcatatatggaggctgatgagtgtctatattctttatatattaGGTATGGAGGCTGATGAGTGTCCATATTCTTTATATCATATATGGAGGCTGATGATGTCTATATTCTTCTATATTATATATGGAGGCTGATGAGTGTCTATatctttatatattatatatggaggctgatgagtgtctatattctttatatattatatatggaggctgatgagtgtctatattctttatatattatatatggaggctgatgagtgtctatattctttatatatatattggagGCTGATGAGTGTCTATATTCGTATATGTATTATGGAGGCTGATGAGTGtccatattctttatatattaGATATGGAGGCTGATGAGTGTCCATATTCTTTATATTAGTATGGAGGATGAGTGTCTATATTCTTTATATTTTAGATATGGAGGCTGATGAGTGtccatattctttatataatgtatggaggctgatgagtgtctatattctttatatattagatataataataatataataataaatacatttaatttaaagaccctttcatggcactcaaggacgcccaCAGGGAATTATaaataagaacagcaaaacaaatactacacaacagcaaaaaaaatactataaaagcaaaacaatactatacaacagcaaacaaatactatacaaacagcaaaacaaataatagaaccagcaaaacaaatactatacagcaaaacaaaaacaaaactatacaacagcaaaacaaatactatacaacagaaaaacaaatactatacacacgaaaacaaacaaaatcatacagcaaaacaaatactatacaacagcacaaaacaaatactatacaacagaaaaacaaatactatacagcaaaacaaatactatacaacagaaaaaacaaatactatacaacagaaaaacaaatactatacagcaaacaaatactatacaacagaaaaacaatatatacagcacaaaaacaaatactaacaacagcaaaacaaatactatacagcaaaacaaaaaacaaaactataaacagcaaacaatactatacacaggaaaaacaaatactatacacaggaaaaacaaatactatacagcaaaacaaatactatacagcaaaacaaataactatacaacagaaaaacaaatactatacaaccgaaaaacaaatactatacaacagaaaaacaaatactatacagcaacaACCAACtactacagcaaaacaaatactatacagcaaaacaaatactatacagcaaaccaatatatacaacaaaaaacaatactatacagcaaacaaatatacacaacagaaaaacaaatactatacaacagaaaaacaaatactatacagcaaaaaaaaaatatacaaaacacaataaaaatactatacagcaaaacaaatactacacaacagcaaaacaaatatactatacaacagaaaaggcgggCAAAGACATTCAGGGGATACGAACTTATAAACAGTGTgtttagttgtgatttgaaaggggggaatgaatcaatgtttctgagttgggggggggggtagtgagttccagagacggggagagAGGgtaaatgctctgcccccccatggtggtgagacgggcgggggggacagacaggtttatggaggaagggatctgagggagcggagggagtgggacgctggaggagatcagacaaatatgggggggcgaggttgggatggccttgaatgctaaaGAAGgatttgaatttgatacggaactggacgggagccagtggagctgtgggaggacaggagtgatgtggtggaggagggttcgagttatgatgcgggggtgctgaattctggaccaattgagTTTGTgggagggatttgtgagcgagaccgaagaggagagagttgcaaaaatcggacgggaagtgacgagactgtggacagaattgcagcagtgtggggggtaagggaggggcggaggcgatggatgttacgtaggtggaagtaggcagaccgggtaatgttattgacatggggttgaaaggataatgtgctgtcaaggatgacacccagactcttaaccttggggggGGTGAGACGGAGCGGTTGTCAAttgtagagagaaaaacctgTGTTTTTGGGAAGAGTggctttggtgccaatgaggagaacctcggttttattgctgtttatttgaggaagttttgggtgagccagatttatttcagagatgcaatccgtAAGGGAGGTGGGCGGGAGAGTGGAGAGGGTGTTGgggagaggtagagctgggtgtcatcggcgtaacagtggaagtgaatgttaaatttgcgggaagatattgccgaggggaagcaggtaaatgatgaagagtaggggccccaaaacagcgcctggggcacacctgaagtgacggaggagggaatggattcacaggacttgagttgaatgaaactgtgtgcgaccagagaggtaagatgtgaaccagtctaacggagtgtgggtgatgccaatggaagatagcctattgaggagggtggtgtgtgacagatggtgtcaaatgctgcactcaggtcggggaggatgaggatggtgaggagtccagaatcagctgccatgaggaggtcgttggtgattttgatgagtgctgtttcagtgctatggagggggcggaaaccggactggaactgttcatacaggtaattgtgggataggtgagaatggagttgagaggcaactgttttttcaagaatttggagaggaagggaagattggaaataggacggaagttgtgaagttggatgggtcggcaccaggtttttcaaaataggggtgatggcagcagttttgaaggatgtagggacggttccagtggtaagggaggagtggatgatagcagagatgagggggGGGACAAGGGAGGGAAGACAGGCTTTAACAAGTTGGGTGGGGGAGGGGATCAAGTTTACAAGTAGATGGCTTGGAATTCCGGGTGAGtctgtgatttctgaaatagtggggagacggaaggaggagaatgagtgtgtggatgaaGAAGGTTATCTGAGATGCTGAGGTGAGGGATTGATCCAAGATGCTGGGGATGTTCttgattttttctgtgaaaaaggacatACCGAGTTGCAGAAGGAGGTAGTGTACAGAGGCTGATGAGTGTCTATATTCTTTAAATATTAGATATGGAGGCTGATGAGTGTCTATACTCTTTATATATTAGATATGGAGGCTGATGAGTGtctatattctttatatattaggtatggaggctgatgagtgtctatattctttatatattaGATATGGAGGCTGATGAGTGTCTATACTCTTTATATATTAGATATGGAGGCTGATGAGTGtctatattctttatatattaggtatggaggctgatgagtgtccatattctttatatatgatatggaggctgatgagtgtcatattctttatatattaGGTATGGGGCTGATGAGGtctatattctttatatattaGGTATGGAGGCTGATGAGTGTCTCTAGTCTTTATATATTAGATATGGAGGCTGATGAGTGtccatattctttatatattaggtatggaggctgatgagtgtccatattctttatatattatatatggaggctgatgagtgtctatattctttaaatattatatatggaggctgatgagtgtctatattctttatatattaggtatggaggctgatgagtgtctatattctttatatatcATGCATGGAGGCTGATGAGTGtctatattctttatatattaGGTATGGAGGCTGATGAGTGTCTATAATCTTCTATATCATGCATGGAGGCTGATGAGTGtctatattctttatatattaGTATGGAGGCTGATGAGTGTCTATACTCTTTATATATCGATATGGAGGCTGATGAGTGTCTATATTCTTTATATCATGTATGGAGGCTGATGGTGTCTATATTCTTTATATTAGATATGGAGGCTGATGAGTGtccatattctttatatattagatatggaggctgatgagtgtccatattctttatatattaGATATGGAGGCTGATGAGTGTCCTATTCTTTATATATTAGATATGGAGGATGAGTGtctatattctttatatatcATGTATGGAGGCTGATGAGTGTCTATATTCTCTGTTTTCCAGTATGGAGGTGATGAGTGTCTATATTCTCTGTTTCCACTATGGAGGCTGATGAGTGtctatattctttatatatcATGTATGGAGGATGATGAGTGtctatattctttatatattagatatggaggctgatgagtgtccatattctttatatattatatatggaggctgatgagtgtccatattctttatatattaGATATGGAGGATGAGTGtctatattctttatatatcatgtatggaggctgatgagtgtctatattctttatatatcaagtatggaggctgatgagtgtctatattctttatatatcaagtatggaggctgatgagtgtctatattctttatatatcatgtatggaggctgatgagtgtccatattctttatatatcaTGTATGGAGGCTGATGAGTGTCTATATTCTCTGTTTTCCAGTATGGAGGCTGATGAGTGTCTATATTCTCTGTTTTCCAGTATGGAGGATGATGAGTGtctatattctttatatatcatgtatggaggctgatgagtgtctatattctttatatatcaagtatggaggctgatgagtgtccatattctttatatatcaTGTATGGAGGCTGATGAGTGTCTATATTCTCTGTTTTCCAGTATGGAGGCTGATGAGTGTCTATATTCTCTGTTTTCCAGTATGGAGGCTGATGAGTGTCTATATTCTCTGTTTTCCAGTATGGAGGATGATGAGTGtctatattctttatatatcatgtatggaggctgatgagtgtctatattctttatatatcaagtatggaggctgatgagtgtctatattctttatatatcatgtatggaggctgatgagtgtccatattctttatatatcatgtatggaggctgatgagtgtctatattctttatatatcatgtatggaggctgatgagtgtccatattctttatatatcatgtatggaggctgatgagtgtctatattctttatatatcaagtatggaggctgatgagtgtctatattctttatatatcaagtatggaggctgatgagtgtctatattctttatatatcatgtatggaggctgatgagtgtccatattctttatatatcatgtatggaggctgatgagtgtctatattctttatatatcatgtatggaggctgatgagtgtccatattctttatatatcaTGTATGGAGGCTGATGAGTGTCTATATTCTCTGTTTTCCAGTATGGAGGCTGATGAGTGTCTATATTCTCTGTTTTCCAGTATGGAGGATGATGAGTGTCTATATTCTCTGTTTTCCAGTATGGAGGATGATGAACTTCCGCCAGCGGCTGGGTTGGGTCTCCGTGGCGTTCTTCCTGCTGCTGAGCGTGGCGGCGGCGTACTACGTGTTTGAGGTCCGCAGTCTGGGTTTGGAGCACGTGCAGAGCGGCGTATCGGGCCCGTCGGCGCCGCCCCCCCCCAGCTGGGCCCGGGGCCTCGGCGCCCGCATGCCAGCGCTTCCTGTGTGGTTGTGGGCGTCGGCCTTCCTGCTGCCGTACCTGCagctcttcctcttcctgttcTCGTGCACACGCGCCGACCCACGCGCTATTGGCTACTGCGTACTTCCTGTCTGCCTCGTGCTGCTTTGCAGTCGCTGCGCCGCACGCAAACGGCCAATCACAAAGCTCCTTCACTCATCCACACCTAGACCACCCGGCCAATCACAGAGCCCCGTCGTTCATCCACACCTACAGGACCCGGCCAATCACAGAGCCCCGTCGCTCATCCACACCTACAGGACCCGGCCAATCACAGAGCCCCGTCGCTCATCCACACCTACAGGACCCGGCCAATCACAGAGCCCCAGACTGTTtgtgatgtcacttcctgtgtGCCTGTGTTAATTACCTAAATCcctcccccaaaaaagaaatgttttatttcagacGAATCACATGACACACGCTGGTAACCGTGACAACTTTATTcaacaataaaatagaaacacaatGTGACGTTTTGTAGATTAAGTGTTTTAATTTGCTTTAATGtgagaaataaacaacaaatattaTGGTCTGTTGTTAGGGTCTGTTATTATGGTCTGTTCTGTTATGGTCTGTTAGGGTCTGTTATGGTCTGTTAGGGTCTGTTATTATGGTCTGTTAGGGTCTGTTATGGTCTGTTATTATGGTCTGTTATGGTCTGTTAGGGTCTGTTATGGTCTGTTAGGGTCTGTTATGGTCTGTTAGGGTCTGTTATTATGGTCTGTTAGGGTCTGTTATGGTCTATTATGGTCTGTTAGGTCTGTTGTTAGGGTCCTGTTATGGTCTGTTAGGGTCTGTTATGGTCTGTTAGGTCTGTTATTATGGTCTGTTTGGTATGGTTGTTATGGTCTGTTTTATGGTCTGTTATGGTCTGTTAGGGTCTGTTAGGGTCTGTTATGGTCTGTTAGGGTCTGTTTTTATGGTCTGGTGTTATGGTCTGTTAGTCGTTAGGGTCTGTTATTGGTCTGTTAGGGTCTGTTATTATGGTCTGTTAGGGTCTGTTAGGGTCTGTTAGGGTCTGTTATATGGTCTGTGTTAGGGTCTGTTATtatgtctgtgttgttgttagGTTGTTTATGGTCTGTTATGGTCTGTTTGGTTAGGGTCTGTTATGGTCTGTTGTTAGGGTCTGTTGTTATGGTCTGTTATTATGGTCTGTTATGGTCTGTTGTTAGGGTCTGTTATTATGGTCTGTTGTTAAGGTCTGTTGTTAAGGTCTGTTAGGGTCTGTTAGGGTCTGTTGTTAGGGTCTGTTTTATGGTCTGTTAGGGTCTGTTGTTATGGTCTGTTAGGGTCTGTTGTTAGGGTCTGTTATTATGGTCTGTTGTTAGGGTCTGTTGTTAGGTCTGTTAGGGTCTGTTAGGGTCTGTGTTAAGGTCTGTTAGGGTCTGTTAGGGTCTGTTGTTATGGTCTGTTGTTAAGGTCTGTTAGGGTCTGTTAGGGTCTGTTGTTAAGGTCTGTTAGGGTCTGTTAGGGTCTGTTGTTATGGTCTGTTAGGGTCTGTTATTATGGTCTGTTAGGGTCTGTTGTTAGGGTCTGTTATTATGTGAtgttattatgtgtgtgtgcgtgcggacacacacacaagctaaataacaacataacaagataaataacatcccagagtccggtctagacctggaGCCTGTTGCACAAAGgcagaataaagatatccaggatgaGTGAAAAAgtgcagcttgacttagtgagACCTGCTCATCACGGCTTAATCGGTTACacgtagataaccaggatgaacaggtggagctatgtccagccaggtggagataaccaggatgaacaggtggagctatgtccagccaggtggagataaccaggatgaacaggtggagctatgtccagccaggtggagataaccaggatgaacaggtggagctatgtccagccaggtggagataaccaggatgaacaggtggagctatgtccagccaggtggagataaccaggatgaacaggtggagctatgtccagccaggtggagataaccaggataagtgcacgttcacggctttctcagatagaccacggtatcgatcccAGATTtcctgatgcagagatgagaagacgcatgcgccagatgtttcacccaatgagcagcagcttctaatggacagtaacgaggaggagaagaatataatatgcagagagggaaatacggctcttatcaaacggagagaaaaagcccgacatagcggaccgactgaatgtgtgggggtgtaaaaatatctactttgcctcaaaagagagcagaggaactaatgttcctcaggaaatggaccaaggactttaggcttaatgtCAAACCCTtcttcacaacgtgagaacatgttttacaaccacgcccaaatctctataagatatatctaattatttatacaattaatgttcatacagaacaatcagaaagggacagcaactagaaaaaaaagaagtgacttcaatacacgctgtgagcatatatgtaaaacaatattcatgttttttattcttctgacaagtgaccgcaccaaaataaaaagatgaagaagcatcgtggtgttcccggtgagatgaatgataactccactacatacgtgctgtatatagacaCGTTATTATACCGGTGATGGGAGACTaatgagaaggttatgaaaccaatgtaagctataatataatatatatataataatatatatataataaaaacaataggcccacttattaaggagtaacacaaactacccttcattagagaaggacaagcaacaagaacatGAATCATGAAgttattggtctctgaccagtctgctattaatatcatctggaatatctctacattattatcatctggaatatctctacattaatatcatctggaatatctctacattattatcatctggaatatctctacattaatatcatctggaacatctctacattaatatcatctggaatatctctacattaatatcatctggaatatctctacattaatatcatctggaatatctctacattaatatctggaatatctctacattaatatcatctggaatatctctacattaatatcatctggaatatctctacattaataaattaataaattaattaatgaaattcatccaggataacttgaatatcccggcttaatcccttatcctagttttgtgcaacaggccccaggtctagacctgctctttatgaaagacctgggagataaataacatcccagagtcctggtctagacctgctctttatgaaagacctgggagataaataacatcccagagtcctggtctagacctgctctttatgaagacctgggagataaataacatcccagagtcctggtctagacctgctctttatgaagacctgggagataaataacatcccagagtcctggtctagacctgctctttatgaaagacctgggagataaataacatcccagagtcctggtctagacctgctctttatgaagacctgggagataaataacatcccagagtcctggtctagacctggggCCTgatgcacgaaactaggataagggattaagccgggatattcaagttatcctggatgaatccTGGacgtagctccacctgttcatcctggtaatctccacctggctggacatagctccacctgttcatcctggttatctccacctgttcatcctggttatctccacctggctggacatagctccacctgttcatcctggttatctccacctggctggacatagctccacctgttcatcctggttatctccacctggctggacatagctccacctgttcatgtgtgtgtgtgtgcgtgcgtccgcacgcacacacacacacacaagctgggGATCGAACTGCCAGCCTGACCCTCTACACTCTGAGACCCAGTGTTTTAATTAATCTGCAGTAAACACACGATGGCTGATTAATAATCATTTAATGATTGATGGAGTAGAAGAAAAGAGAATAGaaacatgacatcatcatcaggTGACCAGGTGAACGTGATGTCATCTTCAGGTGAACAGGTGAACGTGATGTCATCTTCAGGTGACCAGGTGAACGTGATGTCATCTTCAGGTGAACAGGTGAACGTGATGTCATCTTCAGGTGAACAGGTGAATGTGATGTCATCAGGTGAACAATTACACGTGATGTCATTGGGGCATCAGCTGGTCAGAGGGTTTCGGGTTTGGATCTTTTAGCGGGGGGTTGGGGTTGACAGTTTAgagactcctcttcctcttcatcactctcctcttcctcctggcCTGCTGAGAGTTAACAGCctgttttatcattttattttgactcaTATACTGAAAATATACAGAAATATACATAAAGACAAAcaagtagaaaaataaaaagataacaGACTGGGGGACAAAGAATGGAAAACAGAGAGACAAgaaatcatcatcaccaaaccagactccatgtaaataatcactacttttatcatcgtaaaacacacttcattcaaagtaaacagaaactaaattaaacgaccaaaagccgtcttggttcatctttccactgttcaacaatcaccactctggtctggttggaataaactcttaattcacccatttacatgtg of the Etheostoma spectabile isolate EspeVRDwgs_2016 unplaced genomic scaffold, UIUC_Espe_1.0 scaffold00569898, whole genome shotgun sequence genome contains:
- the tmem251 gene encoding lysosomal enzyme trafficking factor gives rise to the protein MMNFRQRLGWVSVAFFLLLSVAAAYYVFEVRSLGLEHVQSGVSGPSAPPPPSWARGLGARMPALPVWLWASAFLLPYLQLFLFLFSCTRADPRAIGYCVLPVCLVLLCSRCAARKRPITKLLHSSTPRPPGQSQSPVVHPHLQDPANHRAPSLIHTYRTRPITEPRRSSTPTGPGQSQSPRLFVMSLPVCLC